TATTTAGTTTAGGGAATCTTTGTTTAACGTCTATACAACTTAAAAAACATAACTTGAGACCCTATTCTGGTGTACTTGATTGGGTGGCCAGTCCATTTTTATCAAATGTCAATCAACTTTTAAAAAACCGCTTCGAGGGTTTCTTAGACTATAAAAATTTAAGAATTCTTGGTTATGCGGATAATTGTATTTGTGTATCAGACGATGCAAATAACATTGTTTCCAATCATGATTTTAATGTAAATACTAATAGCCTTGAACATTTGGGCTCCTACTCTGAAGTAATGGAGAAATATGAAAGGAGAATTAAGAGATTTCTTAAAGAAGCAAAAAAGGCTAATAGAATATTGTTTATTCGAACAGAAGGTACTCTTGAAGATGCTGCAGTGTTACAAGACGTATTGTCTGACCTTGTTAAGAATGATTTCAGTATATTATTAATCAATCACACATCTGTCCAAGGATTAGTAGAAAAAAACTGGCCTTTAGAAAAAATATGCTCAGTTGAATTTCCTAATTTAGATATTTGGGAAGGCAATCATTCTCTGTGGGAAGAAGTGTTAAGTGGAATTAGTTATAAAAAAAGAAAGTTTTCTTTTTTAAATTTAATAAAAAAATAATTTGGGAGGAAAAAAAGTGTTTACAAATTCAACGATACTAGTAACCGGGGGGACAGGCTCATGGGGAAATGAGTTAATCAAACAGCTGCTATCTATGCACCCTAAGAAAATTATTATATTTTCAAGAAATGAAAATAGACAAGTTACCATGCGGAGAAACTTTCCAGATACAAGAATTCAATTCTGTATCGGCGATATACGAGACAGAGATGCCATCAGTACCGCATGCTCTGGGGTAGATTATGTATTTCACTTGGCTGCATTAAAGCATGTAACAATATGTGAAGAAAATCCTATAGAATCGTTCAAGACAAATGTGTTGGGAACTTATAATGTCATCGAAGCTTCAATAGAAAACAATGTGAAGAAAGTAATTTATGTATCTACTGACAAAGCAGCTGATCCAGCGAACACCTACGGCATGACAAAAGCGCTTGGTGAAAAATTAATGATTCATGCAAACAAAAAAAACACCACTACTAAGTTTCTATGTATTCGAGGCGGAAACGTGTTGGGAAGTAGCGGAAGTGTTCTACTTTTATTTATGAAGCAAATAGAAGAGCAAAACCAAATTATTATCACAGATAGACGAATGACACGTTACTTTGTTACTCCTCAATATGCGATAAAGACCCTTCTTCAAGCCGCTGAATTAGGGAATGGAGGAGAGGTTTTTGTCATGCATATGAATGCATGTAAAATTCTCGACCTGGCAGAAGTACTCATTGACTATTTCCAAAAGAAAGATGTGGATATTATTGAAATAGGTGCAAGAAATGGTGAAAAAATGCACGAGGCGTTAATAGCTCAAAACGAAGTGCCTTTAGCAACTGTCTTTAACAAAGACTTAATACTAATTTCTTCTACTAATTCTAGAGAAGGAGAATCTTCTTTACCGCCAGTTCTGTTGGATACTGAGCAAAGGTTAATGACCAAAACAGAAATTAGAGAGTTATTAACTGAGGGTGGGTATTTAAAGTAATATTTAAATAAAATCATTAGCTAAAAAATAAACGAACAAAGCGTGACCATAGAATTCAATTAAAACCGAATTCTTTAGATCACGCTCTTCTTTTACAGAAATGAGGACAAGTCGAACAGTATTGTTTGTTTGTTGTTAGATGAGAGTAACAGCAAGTACTCCTTCTCCTGGAGTCATAATCTATATCTTCTTTATAAAATCGTGATATAGGATTTACACCATAATCACCGAAGAGATTTCCTGGAGCATGAGAAATAATGAAGTGAAAATCCTCTTTAGCACGGCTTACAATCTCTTTAGAATTTCTATCTTCTAATAAAACCTTTTCATAAAGCCAAGAAATATAGACAACTACATTTTCCCAAAGAATTAATTTAGAGACTTTTGTAATATGTGAAAGTAGTTCTATTATTGGCGATACATGTTCTTTAAAAAGAGATTCTATACAAGTTGTTCTCCATTTTTCTCTATTACTTCGTGAAATTTCCGTCTCCAAGTTATGAAAATGAAAATTAGGAAGCCAAATTTCCTTGCTATTATCCGTTTCTATCGATACATTTTCGTATGAGACATTTAGTCTTTCATTCCATGACGTCATAGCATACAAATAAATAGCCGGCAAAAATGCATAACGCTTCA
The nucleotide sequence above comes from Psychrobacillus glaciei. Encoded proteins:
- a CDS encoding DUF1796 family putative cysteine peptidase, with protein sequence MELTELKGEYDAIFSLGNLCLTSIQLKKHNLRPYSGVLDWVASPFLSNVNQLLKNRFEGFLDYKNLRILGYADNCICVSDDANNIVSNHDFNVNTNSLEHLGSYSEVMEKYERRIKRFLKEAKKANRILFIRTEGTLEDAAVLQDVLSDLVKNDFSILLINHTSVQGLVEKNWPLEKICSVEFPNLDIWEGNHSLWEEVLSGISYKKRKFSFLNLIKK
- a CDS encoding polysaccharide biosynthesis protein; translation: MFTNSTILVTGGTGSWGNELIKQLLSMHPKKIIIFSRNENRQVTMRRNFPDTRIQFCIGDIRDRDAISTACSGVDYVFHLAALKHVTICEENPIESFKTNVLGTYNVIEASIENNVKKVIYVSTDKAADPANTYGMTKALGEKLMIHANKKNTTTKFLCIRGGNVLGSSGSVLLLFMKQIEEQNQIIITDRRMTRYFVTPQYAIKTLLQAAELGNGGEVFVMHMNACKILDLAEVLIDYFQKKDVDIIEIGARNGEKMHEALIAQNEVPLATVFNKDLILISSTNSREGESSLPPVLLDTEQRLMTKTEIRELLTEGGYLK
- a CDS encoding IucA/IucC family C-terminal-domain containing protein, producing MDLKMDQLRSLRLTTERMHSELSIETTLLLDEQHLKEYVDTIRQRIGAANEKVAASLFMKRYAFLPAIYLYAMTSWNERLNVSYENVSIETDNSKEIWLPNFHFHNLETEISRSNREKWRTTCIESLFKEHVSPIIELLSHITKVSKLILWENVVVYISWLYEKVLLEDRNSKEIVSRAKEDFHFIISHAPGNLFGDYGVNPISRFYKEDIDYDSRRRSTCCYSHLTTNKQYCSTCPHFCKRRA